The Filimonas lacunae genomic sequence AATATGATAAGCTTCCGGGTTATTTTTCCAATGGGCGTTGGCCGCATCTTCGTAAATAGTGGCCTGGTATTGCTTTCCTTTTTCCAAAAAGGAACAATTGACGGTAGCAACCCGGCTGTTCTCGTCTGTAATACCTCCTATAAACCAATCGGGCTTGCCTTTAGCCTTACGGGCTATGGTTACATAATCGCCCGGTTCAGCTTCCAGTATTTTAGTATCGTCCCAATCTACTGCCACCTCTTTAATAAACCGGAAGGCATCGGGGTGCGCACGGTAATTCTCCGGCAGATCACTTACCATTTGCAGCGGACTATATATGGTTACATATAACGCCAGCTGTTTAGCCAGGGTGGTATGCAACTGCCTGTCCGGCGCACCGGCAGCATATCCTTTCAGTTTAAAGATGCCGGGTGTATAATCCATGGGGCCACCCATTAACCGGGTAAAGGGTAGTATGGTTTCGTGCTCCGGGGCGTTCCCATTGTTGGTAAAGGCATTGTACTCATTGCCTCGACCCGCTTCGCAGGCCATCCAGTTAGGATAAGTACGCTGCAGGCCGGTGGGCCTTACCGCTTCGTGTGCATCCAGCATTACCTGGTATTGCAATGCTTTTTGTGCCACACGCTCATAATGGTTTACCATCCACTGTCCATCGTGATGCTCGCCACGGGGTATTATTTTGCCTACATAACCGGTTTTTACCGCCGGATATCCAAACTGCTTCATAAACCGGAAAGCGGTATCCATATTCCTTTCGTAATTAGTAGCGCTGCCCGATGTTTCATTGTGCATGATCAGGTGTACTCCTTTGGCTGCTGCATATTGCTGTAGCGCAGTCACATCAAAATCGGGATAAGGCGTTACAAAGTCAAACACATTCTCTTTCCAGTTACCAAACCAGTCTTCCCAACCCACATTCCAGCCTTCTACCAGCACGCCGGGTATGCCACTTTCTGCTGCAAAATCGATGTACCGTTTTACATTGGCAGTGTTAGCTCCATGCTTACCACTGGGTATTAAATGCCCCTGCGCATCGGTATTGTCGGGTGCGGTAGCATAACTCCAGGTACTCAATCCAGTTTGCATTTCCCACCAAACCCCTGCAAACTTCATGGGCTGTATCCAGCTGGTGTTAGCACCTGCTTTAGAAGGCTCGTTCAGGTTTAAGATCATTTTAGAAGCCAGTATATCGGTGGCTTTGTCGCTTATGATAATAGTACGCCAAGGGGTGTGAAAAGGAGCCTGCACATAGGCTTTGTTGCCATAGGCATCGGGAACAAGGCTGGCCCGCAGCAACAGCGAATCGGCCGATACATGCAATTGCATAGCCGGGTAGTTGATCAAAGCGGCTTCGTGAATATTGATATATAAACCATCATCCCCCTTCAACATCAAAGGTGTTTGTACCGACCTGTTATCAGGTGTTACCCTTACGGCAATATCTGTGCTGTTCTTTACCAGGGCAGTATTATCTATTTCTGTCAGGCGGCTGGTGGTATACTCATACTCGTTGGTATCGTAATCGCCGGGTATCCAGAAGGCTTTATAGTTACCGGGCAAACGAAAGGCGGTAGACTCATCTGTTACCACACAATGCAATAGGTTCTTTTGCTGTGGCATCTGGTAACGAAAGCCCACACCATCGGCAAACACCCGAAACACAATGT encodes the following:
- a CDS encoding glycoside hydrolase family 97 protein, giving the protein MTKLKQVLYLLAGLALWQHAIAQPAARVKAAMGKVQLQFDLDKEGAPQYAVWLGNQKAILPSALGLVLQQGALNKGFTLLSSTTTTTDTTWQPVWGEQANITDKHTQVVVHLQHQSTGYLLDIVFRVFADGVGFRYQMPQQKNLLHCVVTDESTAFRLPGNYKAFWIPGDYDTNEYEYTTSRLTEIDNTALVKNSTDIAVRVTPDNRSVQTPLMLKGDDGLYINIHEAALINYPAMQLHVSADSLLLRASLVPDAYGNKAYVQAPFHTPWRTIIISDKATDILASKMILNLNEPSKAGANTSWIQPMKFAGVWWEMQTGLSTWSYATAPDNTDAQGHLIPSGKHGANTANVKRYIDFAAESGIPGVLVEGWNVGWEDWFGNWKENVFDFVTPYPDFDVTALQQYAAAKGVHLIMHNETSGSATNYERNMDTAFRFMKQFGYPAVKTGYVGKIIPRGEHHDGQWMVNHYERVAQKALQYQVMLDAHEAVRPTGLQRTYPNWMACEAGRGNEYNAFTNNGNAPEHETILPFTRLMGGPMDYTPGIFKLKGYAAGAPDRQLHTTLAKQLALYVTIYSPLQMVSDLPENYRAHPDAFRFIKEVAVDWDDTKILEAEPGDYVTIARKAKGKPDWFIGGITDENSRVATVNCSFLEKGKQYQATIYEDAANAHWKNNPEAYHIRTVPVNSESKLSLPLSAGGGVAVHIALK